The nucleotide window CGCGTCAACATGGCGACGATGCGCACCAGCAGCTCTTTGCCGCTCTTCCACTGCGGCTCCGCGATCACCTCACAGTGCGCTTGTCGGCCAGGCAAGCCATCGCTGCCGCGTTATCGACCCCACTGGCTTTCGATGATCAACGTACAGTCCGGCAGCGGGCAATCGCCCGTCCAGCGAATCGGAAACGAGTACGTCGCTGTGCTCGGAAGGAGCCAGGCGTCCACCGAGAACTGCGCCGTGAACGAGACGCCACAGATAGGAGACGGGTCGGAGAAGTGCGTTTCCGCATTGATCCTGCCGGACCGCTCGACGATGCCTTGGAACTGCACGCCGTTGCAGTTCACGATTTCCAACGCCTGTCCACTCTGCGTGATCTGGAATCGGCAGGGGCCCTGCAGGCCCAGTAACGCAAGCACGAACGAGCTCGTCGATGAGCGCTCCACAGCTTGACGAGCGCAGGAGGGCATCGGATGAGTACCAGGTGCCCGACACGTCATGGCTGTCATCACAGCCGCTGAGGACTGCAGCAACGGCCGCAAGGATCTCGTCAATCGTGATCTGACCGTCCGCGTTTCCGTCGCCGACCAGACAGGCGGTTGTGTCGGCGCCTCCCAACGCGATGCCCACCAGCGTGAGGATGTCATCGACGGCCATTCCGCCATCGGCGTTGCAGTCGGGGCACGAGACCGCGGCACCGCGGGCACCTGCTATTCCCACCTCCGGCAATGATTCACCGCCAAGCGCGGGTGAATCATCCGTCAGAGAACCGACGGCCACCTCGACGACACCGCTAACCTCTCCCGTAGCCGATCGAGGTGCCATAGCCGCGGGGGGCACCCGAACTGCGCATTGATCGATCCCGCACGCTGAGGCTTACGCGGCGCGCCGGATCGTTACGTGAGCTTCGAGACCGGCCGCCTCGAGGAGGCGGAGGACGCGATCGATGGTGACTCGTTGCAGGCTGCCGGACAGGATGCCGGTGACCGCGCTGCGGGGCAGACGCGAGCGGCGCGCCAACTCCGCGTGGGTCAGGTGCTGGCGGTGCGTCTCGCGCGCGACCGCGGCGATCAGCTTTGCCTTGAGCACGGCCTCGACGCCGCGGCTCTTGGGAACGTCCAGCAGCGCCGCAAGGTCCGCGGGTGTCGTGGTTCGTTTCATCGGTACATCTCCTTCAATCGTTGCTGTGTCAGTTCGATGCGGCGCGCGGGGCTCGTGGCGGTTGTCTTCTTGAACGCGTGGAGGACGTACACGTACCCAGCCCGGACCAGTGCATACAGAACGCGGTACTGACCGGACCGGTCCTTCAATCGGAGTTCGTACACACCGGGCGCGACACTGGGCATGGGCCGAGATAGTGGCATTGCCAGGGACAACCCGGCATCCGAACGCGCGAGGGCGTCTGCCAGATCGCCCCGGATTTCGGCGGGCAGATCCGCGAGCTCCCGCCGGCACGCTCGATGAGCGACGATCACCGGGGGCAATGTCTCATGGATGAGACCGGCTGTCGAGCCCCGCGGCCTCGACGCGCGTGTCGGAGTACACGCTCCGAAGAAACGGGGTTCGGGGGGAGGCCGTGGAACGATGGTACCTTTGGTACGTTAAGTCGAGCGTGAAGGGCACGTTCCCGCTTCGTTCCGCCGGCTTCTTCTGGTAGGAAGCCGCGCAATGCCCGGCTACGTGATGCGCTCTACCCGCGCGACCCCTCGCCTGC belongs to Candidatus Binatia bacterium and includes:
- a CDS encoding helix-turn-helix domain-containing protein, yielding MKRTTTPADLAALLDVPKSRGVEAVLKAKLIAAVARETHRQHLTHAELARRSRLPRSAVTGILSGSLQRVTIDRVLRLLEAAGLEAHVTIRRAA
- a CDS encoding type II toxin-antitoxin system RelE/ParE family toxin, giving the protein MIVAHRACRRELADLPAEIRGDLADALARSDAGLSLAMPLSRPMPSVAPGVYELRLKDRSGQYRVLYALVRAGYVYVLHAFKKTTATSPARRIELTQQRLKEMYR